A genomic segment from Gaiellales bacterium encodes:
- a CDS encoding type II secretion system F family protein: protein MRLRRSLSAQAQAAQLALVVEILAAHVRAGRSLSQALVDAVEDAPEPIDARVGAAAAAAALGTPVADALGMLGDSPDVAYLAAAVRLQIRAGGDLALLLERTAELLHERRAQRRAAEVATAQARATGRIVSGMPGLGVAALYLADRPGFDLLVRAPLGWVALAMSAGLAALGHVLIRRLSEVDP, encoded by the coding sequence ATGCGCCTACGGCGGTCCCTGAGCGCGCAGGCGCAGGCGGCTCAGCTGGCGCTGGTCGTCGAGATCCTCGCGGCCCACGTTCGCGCCGGCCGGTCGCTCTCGCAGGCGCTCGTGGATGCGGTCGAGGATGCGCCCGAGCCGATCGACGCGCGTGTCGGGGCCGCCGCAGCGGCCGCGGCGTTGGGAACGCCGGTCGCCGATGCACTCGGAATGCTCGGCGACAGCCCCGACGTGGCATACCTCGCCGCCGCGGTGCGCCTGCAGATACGCGCGGGCGGCGATCTCGCGCTCCTGCTCGAACGCACCGCCGAGCTCCTGCACGAGCGCCGCGCCCAGCGCCGGGCGGCCGAGGTGGCGACTGCACAGGCCCGGGCGACCGGCCGGATCGTCAGCGGGATGCCGGGCCTCGGGGTGGCGGCGCTCTACCTGGCCGATCGGCCCGGGTTCGACCTGCTCGTGCGCGCGCCGCTCGGATGGGTGGCCCTGGCGATGTCGGCCGGCCTGGCAGCGCTCGGCCACGTGTTGATCCGGCGGCTGTCCGAGGTCGACCCGTGA
- a CDS encoding type II secretion system F family protein, with protein sequence MIAWLLLLAAAFTLSEARRAAVRDRRLNPPERARGGSPSVRLLEAAGRAPAALLATRGVDVPPFRAGAVAVAGGLAVLALTAIGGVTGILAALAVAGFGAAYPALWMRAAAARRAERIERRVPELVELVASAVAAGVGLDASLRGAGEAVGGELGAELDLAYANIGLGRPRADELRDLAARTGSPSLARLALTLRLSDRLGVPLAESLRRQADRARTQRARAVQERAAKAGPRVLVVVVFVLVPAALLPLVAAVLLTVAGSLSGF encoded by the coding sequence GTGATCGCCTGGCTACTGCTCCTCGCGGCGGCCTTCACGCTGTCCGAAGCTCGTCGCGCCGCCGTCCGCGACCGCCGCCTGAACCCGCCTGAACGGGCTCGCGGCGGAAGCCCGTCGGTGCGTCTGCTCGAGGCGGCCGGGCGCGCGCCGGCGGCGCTGCTCGCGACGCGTGGGGTGGATGTGCCGCCGTTCCGGGCCGGCGCGGTGGCGGTCGCGGGCGGACTCGCCGTCCTCGCGCTCACGGCCATCGGCGGAGTGACCGGGATCCTGGCGGCGCTCGCGGTGGCCGGCTTCGGCGCCGCCTATCCGGCGTTGTGGATGCGCGCCGCTGCGGCCCGCCGCGCGGAGCGGATCGAGCGGCGGGTTCCGGAGCTCGTCGAGCTGGTCGCGAGCGCCGTCGCCGCGGGCGTCGGCCTGGACGCGTCCCTGCGCGGGGCGGGGGAGGCGGTCGGCGGTGAGCTGGGCGCCGAGCTCGACCTCGCGTACGCCAACATCGGCCTCGGCCGGCCGCGCGCGGACGAGCTGCGCGACCTGGCCGCCCGGACGGGGTCGCCGTCGCTGGCGCGGCTGGCGCTCACGCTGCGGCTGAGCGACCGCCTCGGCGTCCCGTTGGCGGAGTCTCTGCGCCGCCAGGCCGATCGCGCGAGGACGCAGCGCGCCCGCGCGGTCCAGGAGCGGGCGGCGAAGGCCGGGCCGCGGGTGCTCGTCGTCGTGGTGTTCGTGCTCGTGCCGGCGGCGCTCCTCCCGCTCGTGGCCGCCGTGCTCCTGACTGTCGCGGGCTCGTTGTCGGGTTTCTGA
- a CDS encoding DUF929 family protein → MADQKTRQHRRAAERERGERLTSKPTQAKGRNPMLLAIGGIVGLLVVIAALVGAKLLQSSPAPAKRTGLAPASVVHDVSTVPASTFNTIGAVKGIGGMSKIGGTPLEQDGKPVVLYIGAEYCPFCAAERWPLVAALARFGTFTNLGATHSATNDVYPNTPTFSFKNAKYASKYLALQTVELYGNRPVNGKYPPLQRPTAQQNALIQKHDSHGTIPFIYMGNYLQLDASYNPQILAGMSMQQVAHAMRDTNTDQSIAILGTANQITAALCAQTGGQPGNVCSTPGVTAAAAHLPK, encoded by the coding sequence ATGGCGGACCAAAAGACGCGCCAGCATCGCCGTGCCGCCGAGCGCGAGCGCGGCGAGCGGCTCACATCGAAACCGACGCAGGCGAAGGGGCGGAACCCGATGCTGCTCGCGATCGGCGGGATCGTCGGCCTGCTCGTCGTGATCGCGGCCCTCGTCGGCGCGAAGCTGCTCCAGAGCTCGCCCGCGCCGGCCAAGCGCACCGGCCTCGCGCCCGCCTCGGTCGTCCACGACGTCTCGACGGTGCCCGCCTCGACGTTCAACACGATCGGCGCGGTCAAGGGCATCGGCGGGATGAGCAAGATCGGCGGGACGCCGCTCGAGCAGGACGGAAAGCCGGTCGTGCTCTACATCGGCGCCGAGTATTGCCCGTTCTGCGCGGCCGAGCGCTGGCCGCTCGTGGCGGCGCTCGCGCGCTTCGGCACCTTCACGAATCTGGGCGCGACCCACTCGGCGACGAACGACGTCTACCCGAACACGCCCACCTTCTCGTTCAAGAACGCGAAGTATGCGAGCAAGTACCTGGCGCTACAGACCGTCGAGCTCTACGGCAATCGCCCGGTGAACGGCAAATACCCCCCGCTCCAGCGGCCGACCGCGCAGCAGAACGCGCTCATCCAGAAGCACGACTCCCATGGCACGATCCCGTTCATCTACATGGGCAACTACCTGCAGCTGGACGCGAGCTACAACCCGCAGATCCTGGCCGGGATGTCGATGCAGCAGGTGGCGCACGCGATGCGTGACACGAACACCGACCAGAGCATCGCCATCCTCGGCACCGCGAACCAGATCACGGCCGCCCTGTGCGCGCAGACCGGCGGGCAGCCCGGGAACGTGTGCTCGACGCCCGGCGTGACCGCGGCGGCGGCGCACCTGCCGAAGTGA
- a CDS encoding vitamin K epoxide reductase family protein, with product MIAASAILVLIGLADAVYLTITHFTTTVHLACSGSGTINCEKVTTSPQSYILGIPVAVLGLVFFVVYAGLCAPAAWRTPEPLLRYARLAWAIGGVVTVVYLIYAELFEIDAICLWCSLVHVVTIALFTVVVVGEALIEGAPSSAPAG from the coding sequence GTGATCGCCGCCTCGGCGATCCTCGTGCTGATCGGCCTGGCCGACGCCGTCTACCTGACGATCACGCACTTCACGACCACCGTGCACCTGGCCTGCTCGGGCAGCGGCACGATCAATTGCGAGAAGGTGACGACGAGCCCGCAGTCCTACATCCTCGGCATCCCGGTGGCGGTGCTCGGCCTCGTCTTCTTCGTCGTCTACGCCGGCCTGTGTGCGCCGGCCGCCTGGCGCACGCCGGAGCCGCTCCTGCGCTACGCCCGCCTGGCGTGGGCCATCGGCGGTGTGGTCACGGTCGTCTACCTGATCTACGCCGAGCTCTTCGAGATCGACGCCATCTGCCTGTGGTGCTCGCTCGTGCACGTCGTGACGATCGCGCTCTTCACCGTGGTGGTCGTGGGGGAGGCGCTGATCGAAGGCGCCCCGTCCAGCGCCCCGGCCGGGTAA
- a CDS encoding aldehyde dehydrogenase family protein, with translation MAAAAPSADIVSENPADPADRIGTFVPGGGIDVDRAVSAAAAAAPGYAAQPAQARADALNRAAARVEARAAELAELIRREVGKPVLEARGEVARTAAILRYHAQAALDPDGDTFPSGDGRSLLMARRRPRGVVGLITPWNFPIAIPAWKLAPALAYGNACVWKPSPFSPACAAALLECLAPELPAEVVHMVQGRADAGAALVGHPGVHAISFTGSVATGNTVARMAVERGAAAQCEMGGQNASIVLADADLEAAAATIATAAMGYAGQKCTATSRVICDGAIAAGMREALVAAVEGLAIEDPADEACRVGPLISADARDAAAAAVKRGVEAGGKLLAGGAALDAPGNYLAPALVEVDDRSAELAQEEIFAPVCALMRVDGADAAVELANGVRHGLVTAVFTRDLDRALDLANRLDTGLVRINQPTSGVDLHTPFGGEKASGLGPREQGKAAREFYTSLRTVLISPSC, from the coding sequence GTGGCCGCGGCCGCACCCTCCGCAGACATCGTCAGCGAGAACCCCGCCGACCCGGCCGACCGCATCGGGACGTTCGTGCCCGGCGGCGGCATCGACGTCGACCGGGCTGTCTCCGCCGCGGCCGCCGCCGCGCCCGGCTACGCGGCCCAGCCGGCGCAGGCCCGCGCCGACGCCCTGAACCGGGCCGCGGCCCGCGTCGAGGCGCGGGCGGCGGAGCTGGCAGAGCTGATCCGCCGCGAGGTGGGGAAGCCCGTGCTCGAGGCCCGCGGCGAGGTTGCCCGCACCGCCGCCATCCTGCGCTACCACGCCCAGGCCGCCCTCGACCCCGACGGCGACACGTTCCCGTCCGGCGACGGCCGCTCGCTGCTCATGGCCCGGCGCCGCCCCCGCGGCGTCGTCGGCCTGATCACGCCCTGGAACTTCCCCATCGCCATCCCGGCCTGGAAGCTCGCGCCCGCGCTCGCCTACGGCAACGCGTGCGTGTGGAAGCCCTCGCCGTTCTCGCCCGCCTGCGCCGCGGCGCTGCTCGAGTGCCTCGCGCCCGAGCTGCCGGCGGAGGTCGTCCACATGGTGCAGGGCCGCGCCGACGCCGGCGCCGCCCTCGTCGGCCATCCCGGCGTGCACGCGATCTCGTTCACCGGCTCGGTCGCGACCGGGAACACCGTCGCCCGGATGGCGGTCGAGCGCGGCGCGGCCGCCCAGTGCGAGATGGGCGGGCAGAACGCCTCGATCGTGCTCGCCGACGCCGACCTCGAGGCGGCCGCCGCCACGATCGCGACCGCTGCGATGGGCTACGCCGGCCAGAAGTGCACCGCCACCAGCCGCGTCATCTGCGACGGCGCGATCGCCGCAGGGATGCGTGAGGCCCTGGTGGCCGCGGTCGAGGGCCTCGCCATCGAGGATCCGGCCGACGAGGCCTGCCGGGTCGGGCCGCTGATCTCGGCCGACGCCCGCGACGCCGCCGCCGCGGCGGTGAAGCGCGGGGTGGAGGCGGGCGGGAAGCTGCTCGCCGGCGGCGCGGCGCTCGACGCTCCCGGCAACTACCTGGCGCCGGCCCTGGTCGAGGTCGACGACCGGTCCGCCGAGCTGGCCCAGGAGGAGATCTTCGCGCCGGTCTGCGCCCTCATGCGCGTCGACGGGGCGGACGCGGCCGTCGAGCTCGCAAACGGCGTCCGCCACGGCCTCGTCACCGCCGTCTTCACGCGCGACCTCGACCGCGCGCTCGACCTGGCCAACCGGCTCGACACCGGCCTCGTGCGCATCAACCAGCCCACGTCTGGCGTCGACCTGCACACGCCGTTCGGCGGCGAGAAGGCATCCGGCCTCGGCCCGCGCGAGCAGGGCAAGGCCGCGCGCGAGTTCTACACCAGCCTGCGCACGGTGTTGATCTCACCCTCGTGCTAG
- a CDS encoding NUDIX domain-containing protein has product MAEAQHPRVAADVAVFAFLDGAMNVLLVRRRYEPYESYWALPGGLLEPDETLEEAAERELREETGVTDTYMEQLATFSQVDRDPRGRVISCCYLALVDGGRVRLRPGSDAREAAWRPLEALLRETDEGTVLAFDHDRILAYARQRLAYKLEYQNVAWSLLPETFTLSELRRVYEAGIGRAFEPNNFRRIALGWGVLAESGERPTGGRPAATYRFADTRPLILAQSARYRRSG; this is encoded by the coding sequence GTGGCCGAGGCCCAACATCCGCGCGTCGCCGCAGATGTCGCCGTGTTCGCCTTCCTGGACGGCGCCATGAACGTCCTTCTCGTCCGCCGTCGCTACGAGCCGTACGAGAGCTACTGGGCGCTGCCCGGCGGCCTGCTCGAGCCGGACGAGACGCTCGAGGAGGCGGCCGAGCGCGAGCTGCGCGAGGAGACTGGCGTCACCGACACCTACATGGAGCAGCTCGCCACCTTCTCGCAGGTCGACCGCGACCCGCGCGGGCGGGTGATCTCGTGCTGCTACCTGGCCCTCGTCGACGGCGGCCGGGTACGGCTGCGGCCGGGGTCGGACGCCCGCGAGGCGGCCTGGCGGCCGCTCGAGGCGCTGCTGCGCGAGACCGACGAGGGCACCGTGCTCGCCTTCGACCACGACCGCATCCTGGCGTACGCCCGCCAGCGGCTGGCCTACAAGCTCGAATACCAGAACGTGGCCTGGAGCCTCCTGCCCGAGACGTTCACGCTCTCGGAGCTGCGGCGCGTCTACGAGGCCGGCATCGGCCGGGCGTTCGAGCCGAACAACTTCCGCCGCATCGCCCTCGGCTGGGGCGTCCTGGCCGAGTCGGGCGAGCGGCCCACCGGCGGCCGCCCGGCCGCGACCTACCGCTTCGCCGACACGCGGCCGCTGATCCTGGCCCAGAGCGCCCGCTACCGGAGGTCGGGATGA
- a CDS encoding nicotinate phosphoribosyltransferase encodes MIAWPPVELMTDEYQLAMADSYLAQGKAEGEVAFELFVRAMPPDRGFLVAAGLERVCEYLTTFRFGTEAVDYLRRSRTVSDPLLRHLASLRFEGGVDAVPEGTVVHAGEPLVRVEGGRLVCQLAETFLLNQVNFQTMIATKAARIVGAAGWRPVIDFGFRRAHGADAGLLAARSAYIGGCSATATVAAGYLWGIPTSGTMAHSYVLSFPTDVEAFCAFMRDHPHRSTLLIDTHDALTGARAACQAAQITGIVPQAVRLDSGDLVEMTTAVRGILDRGGCTETKIVCSGDLDEYRIAKLLAAGAPIDGFGVGTALTTSNDAAALGGVYKLVESDGRPVMKAAGTKSNLPGRHQVFRTVAGDTIGLVGEEVVGQPLLQPVIRDGALIEPLPSLGEIRDRAAAQVAALPERVRALRDPDTQPPVHSPRLAALEEELS; translated from the coding sequence ATGATCGCCTGGCCGCCCGTCGAGCTCATGACCGACGAGTACCAGCTGGCGATGGCCGACTCGTACCTGGCCCAGGGCAAGGCCGAGGGCGAGGTCGCGTTCGAGCTCTTCGTGCGGGCCATGCCGCCCGACCGCGGCTTCCTGGTGGCGGCCGGCCTCGAGCGCGTGTGCGAGTACCTGACGACCTTCCGCTTTGGAACGGAGGCGGTGGACTACCTGCGCCGCTCGCGGACGGTCAGCGACCCGCTGCTGCGCCATCTGGCGTCCCTGCGGTTCGAGGGCGGCGTCGACGCCGTCCCCGAGGGCACGGTCGTCCACGCCGGCGAGCCGCTCGTGCGGGTCGAGGGCGGCCGCCTCGTCTGCCAGCTGGCCGAGACGTTCCTGCTGAACCAGGTGAACTTCCAGACCATGATCGCGACGAAGGCGGCCCGCATCGTCGGCGCCGCCGGCTGGCGGCCGGTGATCGACTTCGGCTTCCGCCGCGCCCACGGCGCCGACGCGGGGCTGCTGGCGGCCCGCTCGGCCTACATCGGCGGCTGCTCGGCCACCGCCACCGTCGCGGCCGGCTACCTGTGGGGCATCCCGACGTCGGGGACGATGGCGCACAGCTACGTGCTCTCGTTCCCGACCGACGTCGAGGCGTTCTGCGCGTTCATGCGCGACCACCCCCACCGCTCGACGCTCCTGATCGACACCCACGACGCCCTCACCGGCGCCCGCGCCGCCTGCCAGGCGGCCCAAATCACCGGGATCGTGCCCCAGGCGGTGCGGCTCGACTCCGGCGACCTGGTCGAGATGACGACCGCGGTGCGCGGGATCCTGGACCGGGGCGGCTGCACGGAGACGAAGATCGTGTGCTCCGGCGACCTCGACGAGTACCGCATCGCCAAGCTGCTCGCCGCCGGTGCGCCGATTGACGGGTTCGGCGTCGGCACGGCGCTCACGACGTCGAACGACGCGGCCGCGCTCGGCGGCGTCTACAAGCTCGTCGAGAGCGACGGCCGGCCGGTGATGAAGGCGGCCGGGACGAAGTCGAACCTGCCCGGCCGCCATCAGGTATTCCGCACGGTGGCGGGCGACACCATCGGCCTGGTGGGCGAGGAGGTCGTCGGCCAGCCGCTGCTCCAGCCCGTCATCCGCGACGGCGCGCTGATCGAGCCGCTGCCATCGCTGGGCGAGATCCGCGACCGCGCCGCCGCCCAGGTCGCCGCGCTGCCCGAACGGGTACGGGCACTGCGCGACCCCGACACCCAGCCGCCGGTGCACTCGCCCCGGCTTGCAGCCCTCGAGGAGGAACTCTCATGA
- the nadE gene encoding NAD(+) synthase, whose translation MTGSDATTALIVVDMQNDFCPGGALGVAGGDLLAPALARAAEGAGTVVATRDRHPADHISFTDRGGPWPPHCVVGTPGAEFHASVAGMHFDRVQDKSSDPDQETYSGFDGTGLGDYLRERGVTRVVIGGLATDYCVRATALAAIEEGFETTVLTDAIAAVEVAPGDGRRALAEIAAAGGTLDRLDLLRDEATLEPILERKAERLREVLDAAGRGKLVIGLSGGIDSAVAMAFAARTIGPEHVVAVRLPSRHTEQVHVDDAAASAVAAGLPGENLLTVSIDPMVEALASARPTLHESDIREGNASARARMIVIYDLAQELHALVIGTENRTENLLGYFTRFGDAASDIEPITDLYKTEVRAAARVLGQPQAVLDKHPTAGLWGGQTDEDELGFTYAEADRALVAMYDLGLSPEAAARRAGVDLDVVRRVKARAESVAWKHAVPYPLA comes from the coding sequence ATGACCGGCTCCGACGCGACCACCGCGCTGATCGTGGTCGACATGCAGAACGACTTCTGCCCCGGCGGCGCCCTGGGAGTGGCCGGGGGCGACCTGCTCGCGCCCGCGCTCGCGCGCGCCGCCGAGGGCGCCGGCACGGTCGTCGCGACCCGCGACCGTCACCCGGCCGACCACATCTCGTTCACCGACCGGGGCGGCCCGTGGCCGCCGCACTGCGTCGTCGGGACGCCCGGCGCCGAGTTCCACGCGTCGGTCGCCGGCATGCACTTCGACCGCGTCCAGGACAAGAGCAGCGACCCCGACCAGGAGACGTACTCGGGCTTCGACGGCACCGGCCTCGGCGACTACCTGCGCGAGCGCGGGGTGACGCGGGTCGTGATCGGCGGCCTCGCCACCGACTACTGCGTGCGGGCGACGGCCCTGGCTGCCATCGAGGAGGGGTTCGAGACGACGGTGCTGACCGACGCGATCGCGGCCGTCGAGGTCGCGCCCGGCGACGGCCGCCGCGCCCTGGCCGAGATCGCGGCGGCGGGCGGCACGCTCGACCGGCTCGACCTCCTCCGCGACGAGGCGACGCTCGAGCCGATCCTCGAGCGCAAGGCCGAGCGCCTGCGCGAGGTGCTGGACGCGGCAGGGCGGGGGAAGCTCGTGATCGGCCTCTCCGGCGGCATCGACTCGGCGGTGGCGATGGCCTTCGCGGCCCGCACGATCGGCCCCGAGCACGTCGTCGCCGTGCGGCTGCCGTCGCGGCACACCGAGCAGGTGCACGTCGACGACGCCGCCGCCTCGGCGGTCGCGGCCGGCCTGCCCGGGGAGAACCTGCTGACCGTCTCGATCGACCCGATGGTCGAGGCGCTGGCCTCGGCCCGCCCGACGCTGCACGAGTCCGACATCCGCGAGGGCAATGCCAGCGCCCGGGCGCGCATGATCGTGATCTACGACCTCGCCCAGGAGCTGCACGCGCTCGTCATCGGCACCGAGAACCGCACCGAGAACCTGCTCGGCTACTTCACCCGCTTCGGCGACGCGGCCTCGGACATCGAGCCGATCACCGACCTCTACAAGACCGAGGTGCGGGCGGCGGCGCGCGTGCTGGGGCAGCCGCAGGCGGTGCTCGACAAGCACCCGACGGCCGGCCTCTGGGGTGGGCAGACCGACGAGGACGAGCTCGGCTTCACCTACGCCGAGGCCGATCGCGCGCTCGTCGCCATGTACGACCTGGGCCTGTCGCCCGAGGCCGCGGCGCGGCGCGCGGGCGTCGACCTGGACGTCGTGCGGCGGGTGAAGGCGCGGGCCGAGTCTGTCGCGTGGAAGCACGCCGTGCCCTACCCGCTGGCATGA